A stretch of Pristiophorus japonicus isolate sPriJap1 unplaced genomic scaffold, sPriJap1.hap1 HAP1_SCAFFOLD_463, whole genome shotgun sequence DNA encodes these proteins:
- the LOC139252386 gene encoding histone H2B 1.2-like, producing the protein MYVVPGFVVNSISSLELMCIRRGGSAAENLKPNITSGFERFTGFIGITLSSAFGKTPITAGRNKTHVVCSTKEGMKQAVTKVPAKCRKKRRKSRKTINLKSQNSIHIYKVMKQVHPDTGISSRAMDIMNSVVNDIFERIAGEASRLVHYNKRRIISSREIQTAVRLLLPGELAKHAVSEGTKVVTKYTSSK; encoded by the exons TGTAttcgaaggggaggatctgcagctgagaacctgaaaccaaacatcacgtcaggaTTTGAGAGATTTACCGGATTCATCggcatcaccttatcatcagcctttggaaaaacaccaatcacagcggggagaaacaagaCACATGTTGTGT GTTCCACCAAGGAAGGCATGAAGCAAGCCGTCACCAAAGTGCCAGCGAAGTGCCGCAAGAAGCGCAGAAAATCGAGAAAAACTATCAACCTAAAATCGCAGAACTCCAttcacatctacaaagtgatgaagcaggttcacccagacaccggcatctcctccagggccatggacatcatgaactcggttgtgaacgatattttcgagcgcatcgcgggtgaggcttcccgcctggtccattacaacaagcgccgcatcatcagctcccgggagatccagaccgccgtgcgcctgctgctgcccggggagctggccaagcacgccgtgtcggaagggacaaaggtggtgaccaagtacaccagctccaagtaa